A single window of Patescibacteria group bacterium DNA harbors:
- a CDS encoding GIY-YIG nuclease family protein, translating into MFYVYVLNSEKDGNRYTGFSSDLKKRIEDHQKGRIEITKNRRPLKLVYYEAFIDEKAARDQEIFYKTSQGRRILDKRLYFLK; encoded by the coding sequence ATGTTTTATGTTTATGTTCTAAATAGCGAAAAAGATGGGAATAGATACACTGGGTTTAGTTCAGACTTGAAAAAGAGAATAGAAGATCATCAAAAAGGAAGAATCGAAATCACTAAAAACAGAAGACCATTAAAACTTGTTTATTATGAAGCATTTATAGACGAAAAAGCGGCAAGAGATCAAGAAATTTTTTATAAGACAAGTCAGGGTAGACGTATTTTGGATAAAAGGTTATATTTTTTAAAATAG
- a CDS encoding nucleotidyl transferase AbiEii/AbiGii toxin family protein, giving the protein MFYDILDKKRIKILPLLSFFKKEFYLAGGTSLALQIGHRDSVDFDFFKQGNIDTTELFTAIKEVFVDYKVLKIQEDKNTLTVLIDGDVKLSFFSYRYKLLKNLIEEDYLALASIEDIACMKLSAILSRATNKDYIDLYFIFKEHDFEEILDLCQKKFEDIDVNLILKSLVYFDDIDTEPIMFKHDNKVELEKVKKFLIGLLDSKRVNI; this is encoded by the coding sequence ATGTTTTACGACATTTTAGATAAAAAAAGAATTAAGATTTTACCTCTTTTAAGTTTTTTTAAAAAAGAGTTTTACTTGGCTGGAGGGACTTCTTTGGCTTTGCAAATCGGGCACAGAGATAGTGTTGATTTTGATTTCTTTAAACAAGGAAATATTGATACCACGGAATTATTCACAGCAATAAAAGAGGTGTTTGTTGATTATAAAGTTTTGAAAATTCAAGAAGATAAAAATACGCTAACTGTCTTGATTGACGGTGATGTTAAATTGAGTTTTTTTTCCTATAGATATAAACTGCTAAAGAATTTGATTGAAGAAGATTATTTGGCCCTAGCCTCAATCGAGGATATTGCCTGCATGAAGTTGTCAGCTATCTTAAGCAGAGCTACAAATAAAGATTATATTGATTTATATTTTATTTTCAAAGAGCATGATTTTGAAGAAATTTTAGATTTATGTCAGAAAAAGTTTGAGGATATTGATGTTAATTTAATCTTGAAAAGTTTGGTATATTTCGATGACATAGATACTGAGCCTATTATGTTTAAACACGACAATAAGGTCGAGTTAGAAAAAGTCAAAAAGTTTTTAATTGGGCTACTCGATAGTAAAAGAGTTAATATTTAA